One genomic window of Halorhabdus sp. CBA1104 includes the following:
- a CDS encoding GMC family oxidoreductase, with protein MSVDRTPRERVDVCVVGAGPAGSLLAHRLAEAGYAVVVLEAGPRFDPERRIEQMGDALRPTHGRPEIWEMGGARDAFTSSGDRHYPLNHARVKGVGGSTLHWQGMVMRLHERDFSVATREGVGADWPIDYDELRPYYAAAEDALGVAGASDNPFAPPRAESHPMPAFKPSHSDSIFAQACESLGIGTHSVPNARNSEPYDDRAACVGYGTCQPVCPSGAKYDATSHVAKAEEAGTRVIDRVPVQRLEHDAAGERVTAAVYATPEGETYRQRARQFVVAAGGVETPRLLLLSQSSQYPDGLANSSGLVGRYFTEHLFAGTGGRIEQATRQHHVGFNTTESHQFYDDPAAGTDEGIPSAGADADDLGAIKLEFHNYAGPAPVEAALADGGWGDGLRERVADAYGNHLAVGALIEQTPRRENYVGLDPARTDDHGNPVPEIHWGLDARTERTIRRANEIQEAILSELDAERTWQVGPENTGPASHHMGTTRMGSDPAASVVNGQGQSHDLSNLWLAGSSVFPTGGAMNPTLTIAALALRTAAHIQKQV; from the coding sequence GTGAGCGTCGACCGGACGCCACGCGAGCGGGTGGACGTCTGTGTCGTCGGCGCAGGCCCGGCCGGATCGCTGCTCGCCCACCGGCTTGCCGAGGCGGGCTACGCGGTCGTCGTGCTCGAGGCCGGTCCACGCTTCGACCCCGAACGACGGATCGAGCAGATGGGCGATGCCCTCCGGCCGACACATGGACGCCCGGAAATCTGGGAGATGGGCGGGGCTCGGGACGCCTTCACTTCGAGTGGAGATCGCCACTACCCGCTGAATCACGCCCGGGTGAAAGGCGTCGGCGGCTCGACACTGCACTGGCAGGGCATGGTGATGCGGCTGCACGAGCGGGATTTCTCGGTCGCAACGCGGGAGGGTGTCGGGGCGGACTGGCCGATCGACTACGACGAGCTCCGGCCGTATTACGCCGCTGCGGAGGACGCACTGGGAGTGGCCGGTGCGAGCGACAACCCCTTCGCCCCGCCGCGTGCGGAGTCCCACCCGATGCCCGCCTTCAAGCCCTCACACAGCGACTCGATCTTCGCCCAGGCCTGTGAGTCACTGGGCATTGGGACCCACTCGGTGCCCAACGCCCGCAACTCCGAGCCGTACGACGACCGGGCGGCCTGCGTTGGCTATGGGACCTGCCAGCCCGTCTGTCCCTCCGGCGCGAAGTACGACGCCACCAGTCACGTCGCGAAAGCCGAGGAAGCAGGCACACGAGTGATCGATCGGGTTCCCGTCCAGCGTCTCGAACACGACGCGGCGGGTGAGCGCGTGACAGCGGCGGTGTATGCGACGCCAGAGGGCGAGACCTACCGGCAGCGAGCCCGGCAGTTCGTCGTCGCGGCCGGCGGCGTCGAGACCCCACGGCTCCTCTTGCTCTCTCAGTCGTCGCAGTACCCCGACGGGCTGGCCAACAGCAGCGGGCTGGTAGGGCGGTACTTCACCGAACACCTCTTTGCGGGGACGGGCGGTCGAATCGAGCAGGCGACACGCCAGCACCACGTCGGGTTCAACACCACCGAGTCCCACCAGTTCTACGACGATCCCGCGGCGGGGACAGACGAGGGGATCCCGTCGGCCGGAGCCGACGCGGACGACCTCGGGGCGATCAAACTCGAATTCCACAACTACGCCGGTCCCGCACCCGTCGAGGCGGCACTGGCCGACGGCGGCTGGGGCGACGGGCTCCGGGAGCGAGTCGCCGATGCGTACGGCAATCACCTCGCCGTCGGGGCCTTGATCGAACAGACCCCGCGCCGGGAGAACTACGTCGGCCTCGATCCCGCACGGACCGACGACCACGGCAATCCCGTCCCGGAGATCCACTGGGGACTGGACGCCCGGACCGAGCGGACGATCCGACGGGCAAACGAGATTCAAGAAGCGATCCTCTCCGAACTCGATGCCGAGAGAACCTGGCAGGTCGGCCCCGAGAACACCGGGCCGGCGTCCCATCACATGGGCACGACACGGATGGGGAGCGATCCAGCGGCGAGTGTCGTGAACGGACAGGGACAGAGCCACGACCTTTCGAACCTGTGGCTGGCCGGCAGTAGCGTCTTTCCCACCGGCGGCGCGATGAATCCCACCCTGACGATCGCCGCACTGGCGTTGCGGACAGCCGCCCACATCCAAAAGCAGGTCTAG
- a CDS encoding gluconate 2-dehydrogenase subunit 3 family protein: MSYELTRRDAIAALSAAGVALAGCVAAPGTDERATDTDRQLTDHDRETMVATADVLYPTDVSGIEGFVERYVDGRIAERPEHAEGIADALAYLDEYCQAWFERDFTALSRKERDNALREMRANEATPDPDGSDIEQVRYYVINDLLLALYASPTGGQLVGIENPPGHPGGLDSYQRGPQS, from the coding sequence ATGAGTTACGAACTCACCAGACGCGACGCGATCGCGGCGCTGTCGGCTGCGGGCGTGGCCCTTGCGGGCTGCGTCGCAGCGCCCGGCACTGACGAGCGCGCGACCGACACGGACCGCCAGCTAACCGACCACGACCGGGAAACGATGGTCGCGACTGCCGACGTCCTCTATCCGACCGACGTCTCCGGAATCGAGGGCTTCGTCGAACGGTACGTCGATGGACGTATAGCCGAACGGCCCGAACACGCCGAGGGGATCGCCGACGCCCTCGCGTATCTCGACGAGTACTGCCAGGCGTGGTTCGAGAGGGACTTTACAGCGCTGTCACGCAAAGAGCGCGACAACGCACTCCGGGAAATGCGGGCCAACGAGGCGACGCCCGATCCCGACGGGAGCGACATCGAACAGGTGCGTTACTACGTGATCAACGACCTGCTGCTGGCGCTGTATGCCTCGCCGACCGGCGGCCAATTGGTCGGGATCGAGAACCCGCCGGGCCATCCGGGCGGCCTCGATAGTTACCAGCGGGGGCCACAGTCGTGA
- a CDS encoding glycosyltransferase family 39 protein, whose protein sequence is MSRRRFRIATLAIALVGAIAVWFVSTELFPYHSLNHDEGVYLQQAAMLLEGKLHLKPPVEGIFRPWFFVEGSGGLYPKYAPVPAGMFALGELFGGYRLALPAIAAGILAGVAGVAREVFDRRTGLLAAIFVLASPLFLLDTATFLPYAPTTLLNVAFAYAYLRADRTDDWRWAAGAGTAIGLAFFARPFTAVLFAAPFVGHALWTLRDDWRNALPRQAATAGLGLVGVALALGYNAVLTGSALTFPYEAFAPQDGLGFGHREILNHGIEFTPALSIEANGQVLTAFVGRWMFGSIVGAGLALAGLAIVVDRKWSPRTATLAGLVVSIPVGNLLFWGNYNLLGNLDVAGDGLIAALGPYYHFDLVVPTAALAAVGALWAFDSLRSVLEARLDQRSAVVALTAIALVGTLVVGGITVDRATEPVERNAAVTDTYQRVYEPFEPEPPDNAVVMVETPYGPWLGHPFQALRNDPGYDGHTVYAMEYRPFAVADAFPDRDLYRFGYRGIWDPLGGSPEHARLQRVHERSGAGITLDTSVGLPEGITGATITVTADTETAHYVATETDGTLAFDVRIADGTVQVTGPLDAVDGDTLSVEGREDIDVTVFADYGASGFEYRLSVPVEAERNGVRALTPTVEYCLDVRACGGAATYLPEQAPDGVFVQTALRTTDEEANP, encoded by the coding sequence ATGAGCCGACGCCGGTTTCGAATCGCCACGCTCGCGATCGCACTGGTCGGGGCCATCGCTGTCTGGTTCGTCTCGACGGAACTCTTTCCGTACCACTCGCTGAACCACGACGAAGGCGTCTATCTCCAGCAGGCCGCGATGTTGCTTGAAGGGAAGCTCCATCTCAAGCCGCCCGTCGAGGGCATCTTCCGGCCGTGGTTCTTCGTCGAGGGAAGCGGGGGCCTCTATCCGAAGTACGCCCCGGTCCCCGCAGGCATGTTCGCGCTGGGGGAACTGTTCGGGGGCTACCGACTGGCCCTGCCCGCCATCGCCGCCGGGATTCTCGCGGGCGTCGCGGGCGTGGCGAGGGAGGTCTTCGATCGCCGGACCGGACTGCTGGCGGCCATCTTCGTCCTGGCCTCGCCGTTGTTCCTCCTCGACACGGCGACGTTCCTCCCCTACGCGCCGACGACGCTGCTAAACGTGGCCTTTGCCTACGCGTACCTCCGGGCCGATCGGACCGACGACTGGCGGTGGGCAGCAGGGGCCGGCACAGCGATCGGCCTGGCGTTCTTCGCACGGCCCTTCACGGCTGTGCTCTTTGCCGCGCCGTTCGTCGGCCACGCGCTGTGGACGCTTCGAGACGACTGGCGAAACGCACTCCCCCGACAGGCCGCGACGGCCGGACTCGGCCTCGTCGGCGTCGCGCTCGCGCTGGGCTACAACGCCGTCCTGACCGGCTCGGCACTTACCTTCCCCTACGAGGCATTTGCCCCACAGGACGGCCTGGGCTTTGGCCACAGAGAGATCCTGAACCACGGCATCGAGTTCACGCCCGCACTCTCGATCGAAGCCAACGGCCAGGTGCTCACAGCGTTCGTCGGCCGGTGGATGTTCGGCAGCATCGTCGGGGCTGGCCTCGCACTCGCCGGACTCGCCATCGTCGTGGATCGAAAGTGGTCGCCGCGGACAGCCACTCTCGCCGGCCTCGTCGTCTCGATTCCGGTCGGGAACCTCCTCTTTTGGGGCAACTACAATCTGCTCGGGAATCTGGACGTGGCCGGTGACGGCCTGATCGCCGCGCTGGGGCCGTACTACCACTTCGACCTGGTGGTTCCGACGGCGGCGTTGGCCGCAGTCGGCGCGCTGTGGGCGTTCGATAGTCTCAGAAGCGTCCTCGAAGCGCGCCTCGACCAGCGAAGCGCGGTTGTCGCCCTGACGGCAATTGCCCTCGTGGGCACACTCGTCGTGGGCGGGATCACAGTCGATCGGGCCACGGAGCCAGTCGAGCGGAACGCCGCCGTGACCGACACCTACCAGCGCGTCTACGAGCCGTTCGAGCCGGAACCACCGGACAACGCCGTCGTCATGGTGGAAACGCCCTACGGCCCGTGGCTGGGCCACCCCTTCCAGGCGTTACGAAACGACCCCGGCTACGACGGGCACACCGTCTACGCGATGGAGTATCGCCCCTTCGCCGTCGCCGACGCCTTCCCCGACCGGGACCTGTATCGGTTTGGCTACCGTGGGATCTGGGACCCACTGGGTGGCTCGCCCGAACATGCCCGGCTCCAGCGCGTCCACGAGCGATCGGGTGCGGGCATCACACTGGATACGAGCGTCGGGCTCCCCGAGGGGATCACGGGTGCGACGATCACTGTCACAGCGGACACTGAGACAGCCCACTACGTCGCAACCGAGACCGACGGAACCCTCGCGTTCGACGTCCGGATCGCCGACGGGACCGTACAGGTAACAGGGCCACTCGATGCAGTCGATGGGGACACACTCAGCGTCGAGGGCCGAGAGGACATCGACGTGACGGTCTTCGCCGATTACGGCGCGAGTGGCTTCGAATATCGACTCTCAGTACCAGTCGAAGCCGAACGGAACGGAGTCCGAGCGCTCACCCCGACCGTCGAGTACTGTCTGGACGTCCGTGCCTGTGGTGGTGCAGCGACCTATCTGCCCGAACAGGCCCCCGATGGCGTGTTCGTCCAAACAGCACTTCGGACAACCGACGAGGAAGCCAATCCATGA
- a CDS encoding ABC transporter ATP-binding protein, protein MTASQPSTPVDTQPQTTGKSNVTDEKQEMILALDGVTRRFGPETAVDDISLTVQDGELLTLLGPSGCGKTTTLRLLAGLDEPDEGTIQVGGETVAGGDTFRPPEKRDVGLVFQEFALFPHLTVGENVAFGIQDREEAAIDERVEDLLELVGLGDYREASPEDLSGGQRQRVALARSLAPEPEVLLLDEPFSNLDVGLREEMRREVRRIIKETGVTAVSVTHDQEEALSISDRVAVIDDGHVEQIGRPEVVFQQPESRFVAEFLGQAGFVSGTFADGCVETPLGCLDADRIEGLDTEYESATIDVLVRPDDIRAVPADPAGTNARIVDRQYTGPSFVYTVELDSGAVLHCEHNHAEELGMDKRVRVRLATDHPLAWFPAE, encoded by the coding sequence ATGACTGCATCACAACCATCAACTCCAGTCGACACACAGCCCCAGACGACCGGCAAATCCAACGTAACCGACGAAAAGCAGGAAATGATCCTCGCACTCGACGGCGTGACCCGCCGGTTCGGCCCCGAGACAGCCGTCGACGACATCAGCCTGACCGTCCAGGACGGCGAACTGCTGACGCTGCTTGGCCCCTCGGGCTGTGGGAAGACGACCACGCTACGCCTGCTCGCTGGGCTGGACGAACCCGACGAGGGGACGATTCAGGTCGGCGGCGAAACCGTCGCCGGCGGCGATACCTTCCGCCCGCCAGAAAAGCGGGACGTGGGACTGGTCTTTCAGGAGTTCGCGCTGTTCCCACACCTGACCGTCGGGGAGAACGTTGCCTTCGGCATTCAGGACCGCGAGGAGGCAGCAATCGACGAGCGCGTCGAGGACCTCCTGGAGCTGGTCGGTCTCGGCGACTATCGCGAAGCCAGCCCGGAGGACCTCTCGGGCGGCCAGCGCCAGCGGGTCGCACTGGCACGCTCGCTGGCCCCGGAACCCGAGGTCCTGCTTCTGGACGAACCGTTCTCGAATCTCGACGTCGGCCTGCGCGAGGAGATGCGCCGAGAAGTCCGGCGGATCATCAAAGAGACCGGCGTCACCGCCGTCTCCGTGACCCACGACCAGGAGGAAGCCCTCTCGATCAGCGACCGCGTGGCGGTCATCGACGACGGCCACGTCGAACAGATCGGCCGCCCGGAAGTGGTCTTCCAACAGCCCGAATCCCGCTTCGTCGCCGAATTCCTCGGCCAGGCGGGGTTCGTTTCGGGTACCTTCGCAGACGGCTGTGTCGAGACACCACTAGGATGTCTCGACGCCGATCGCATCGAGGGGCTGGACACTGAATACGAGAGTGCCACGATCGACGTGCTGGTCCGACCCGACGACATCCGGGCCGTCCCGGCCGATCCCGCGGGCACCAACGCCCGGATCGTCGATCGGCAGTACACCGGCCCGTCGTTCGTCTACACGGTCGAATTAGACTCCGGGGCCGTCCTACACTGTGAACACAACCACGCCGAAGAACTCGGGATGGACAAACGCGTCCGGGTCCGCCTGGCGACCGACCATCCCCTGGCCTGGTTCCCCGCCGAGTGA
- a CDS encoding iron ABC transporter permease → MSSPGRTDRLRERLPRAGRERLPDGLTVLAVVVAVALVVPLTWLFVEVFDLGPRALELTVDPQTIEVLLRSVALVVVVTTGSVLVGVPIAVLTARTDLPFARFWTVLTALPLAIPSYLGALAVISGFGSGGSLNTLLAPLGLPELPAVTGFAGAAAVLTLYTYPYVLLTTRASLLSLDTSLVEAARTLDTGRLGAFRRVTLPQIAPGIAAGALLVALYTLADFGTPNFMGVEVFTQFIYARYQNLMRPYAALLSLQLLGVTAAILYLESQLGADDEGAYASRGSRGGALIKLGNWRYVAALVPATVALLAVALPVAVFGLWLTGDGAGYNTGGLAFSWTYGWNSVYLAVFAAIASILVALPVAVAAARGRSRLARLADRLSYVGYATPGIVIAIALLLASLHGLPKSATELVYRSLPLLVFAYVVRFVPQAIGAIRASTMQVDSRLIEAARTLGRSRLGAFRAVTLPLIAPGIATGAALVFLTTMKELPATLMMRPLQFDHTLVTYIWKVREAGLYGQAAIPALALIVISGLSMAVILAQEGSNT, encoded by the coding sequence ATGAGTTCGCCGGGCCGCACTGACCGCCTCCGCGAGCGTCTCCCCAGAGCTGGACGCGAGCGTCTCCCCGACGGGCTCACGGTGCTTGCCGTCGTCGTGGCCGTCGCGCTAGTCGTCCCTCTCACCTGGCTGTTCGTCGAAGTGTTCGACCTCGGGCCGCGTGCCCTCGAACTCACCGTCGACCCACAGACGATCGAAGTCCTCCTGCGCAGCGTCGCACTCGTCGTCGTGGTCACGACGGGCAGTGTCCTCGTCGGCGTCCCGATCGCCGTCCTCACCGCCCGAACCGACTTGCCGTTCGCGCGTTTTTGGACGGTCCTGACCGCACTCCCGCTGGCGATCCCGAGCTATCTCGGGGCGCTTGCAGTCATCTCGGGCTTTGGCTCGGGGGGCAGTCTCAATACGTTGCTCGCGCCGCTGGGCCTGCCGGAGTTGCCGGCCGTGACCGGCTTTGCCGGCGCGGCCGCCGTCCTCACGCTGTATACATATCCGTACGTCCTCCTGACGACGCGAGCGTCGCTACTGTCACTCGACACCTCACTGGTCGAGGCCGCCCGGACGCTCGATACCGGGCGTCTCGGTGCGTTTCGACGGGTTACACTCCCCCAGATCGCCCCCGGGATCGCCGCCGGCGCGCTGCTGGTTGCGCTGTACACCCTAGCTGACTTCGGGACGCCGAACTTCATGGGTGTCGAGGTGTTCACGCAGTTCATCTACGCGCGCTACCAGAACCTGATGCGGCCCTACGCAGCCCTGCTATCGCTGCAGTTGCTCGGGGTGACGGCAGCGATTCTCTACCTCGAATCGCAACTCGGTGCCGACGACGAGGGGGCCTACGCGAGTCGCGGATCGCGCGGCGGCGCCCTCATCAAGTTGGGGAACTGGCGCTACGTCGCCGCCCTCGTTCCAGCCACGGTCGCGCTGCTTGCGGTCGCCCTGCCAGTCGCCGTGTTCGGACTCTGGCTGACCGGTGACGGGGCAGGCTACAACACCGGCGGGCTGGCCTTTTCCTGGACGTACGGCTGGAACTCGGTGTACCTGGCCGTCTTCGCGGCGATCGCCTCGATCCTCGTCGCGCTGCCGGTCGCGGTGGCGGCCGCCCGCGGCCGGTCACGGCTGGCCCGGCTGGCCGACCGGCTCTCCTACGTCGGGTACGCGACACCGGGAATCGTCATCGCGATCGCCCTGTTGCTCGCGAGCCTCCACGGGCTCCCGAAATCGGCCACGGAACTGGTCTACCGGTCGCTCCCGCTGCTGGTGTTTGCCTACGTCGTCCGGTTCGTCCCACAGGCCATCGGGGCGATCCGGGCCTCGACGATGCAAGTCGATAGCCGACTGATCGAGGCCGCCCGGACGCTGGGTCGATCCCGACTCGGTGCCTTCCGGGCGGTGACGCTCCCGCTGATCGCCCCCGGGATCGCGACCGGCGCGGCGTTGGTCTTTCTCACGACGATGAAGGAACTACCGGCAACACTGATGATGCGGCCGCTGCAATTCGATCATACGCTGGTAACCTACATCTGGAAGGTCCGGGAGGCCGGACTGTACGGCCAGGCCGCGATACCCGCTCTCGCCTTGATCGTCATCTCCGGCCTCTCGATGGCCGTCATCCTCGCCCAGGAGGGTTCGAACACATGA
- a CDS encoding extracellular solute-binding protein, with translation MSEPSTSRRRFLGAIGAGALAGLAGCAGQTDGTTTEGAGNLDIPSLSQFRGSGTLAEGRPAPGGTSIADLPDLSGSLNLYIGGGEGGIYLNFVEMLEEIYPDFSVFSSDAPSSSLAQTVVEEVEAGAAQADVFWSIDAASLGYVANNDAYEPLADAALDPVPADFQGEDGSWVGVAGRARSVPYNTNAISDSEIPEQIAQFPETGPLQGTMGWAPTYGAFKSFVTAMRLQKGADATRQWLQSMGQAGTSSSPNEYVVAQEVADGDLTAGFANHYYAMRVKNQRPDAPLDLAFTSGDAGALVNVAGALQVKGTEKGDLVADFVRHLLSAEAQEFFATVSFAYPMIPDVEPVGGLPTVDELNPPEIDLADLADIEPTLDLMREAGVLG, from the coding sequence ATGAGTGAGCCATCGACGAGTCGACGACGGTTTCTAGGCGCGATCGGCGCCGGCGCGCTGGCCGGTCTAGCCGGTTGTGCAGGACAGACGGACGGGACGACGACCGAGGGGGCCGGGAACCTCGACATTCCCTCGCTGTCGCAGTTCCGTGGCTCCGGTACGCTCGCGGAGGGCCGGCCCGCGCCGGGCGGGACGTCGATCGCGGACCTGCCGGACCTGTCGGGATCGCTGAACCTCTACATCGGCGGCGGCGAAGGTGGCATCTATCTCAACTTCGTCGAGATGCTCGAAGAGATCTACCCGGATTTTTCGGTGTTCAGCAGCGACGCTCCCTCCTCGTCGCTGGCCCAGACAGTCGTCGAAGAGGTCGAAGCCGGGGCCGCCCAGGCCGACGTCTTCTGGTCGATCGACGCCGCCTCGCTCGGGTACGTCGCCAACAACGACGCCTACGAACCGCTTGCCGACGCGGCGCTCGATCCCGTTCCAGCCGACTTCCAGGGCGAGGACGGCTCGTGGGTCGGCGTCGCCGGCCGCGCCCGCAGTGTGCCCTACAACACCAACGCCATCAGCGACAGCGAGATACCCGAACAGATCGCGCAGTTCCCCGAGACCGGGCCACTCCAGGGCACGATGGGCTGGGCACCGACCTACGGTGCCTTCAAGTCCTTCGTGACCGCGATGCGATTGCAGAAGGGTGCAGACGCCACTCGCCAGTGGCTCCAGTCGATGGGACAGGCAGGCACCAGTAGCTCCCCCAACGAGTACGTCGTCGCCCAGGAAGTCGCCGACGGCGATCTCACCGCTGGCTTCGCCAACCACTACTACGCGATGCGAGTGAAAAATCAGCGCCCCGATGCCCCACTCGATCTGGCCTTTACCAGCGGTGATGCCGGTGCCCTCGTCAACGTTGCCGGGGCGCTGCAGGTGAAAGGGACCGAGAAGGGTGACCTCGTGGCTGATTTCGTCCGGCATCTGCTGTCGGCCGAAGCCCAGGAGTTCTTCGCGACGGTGAGTTTCGCCTACCCGATGATCCCTGACGTCGAACCTGTCGGCGGCCTGCCGACCGTCGACGAACTGAATCCGCCCGAGATCGATCTCGCCGACCTCGCTGACATCGAGCCGACACTCGATCTGATGCGTGAGGCGGGCGTGCTGGGATGA
- a CDS encoding alpha-1 4-glucan-protein synthase — protein MPPQDVCVVMPTIREYEAIAAYAENARKHGFDTDRLFVVLVTEDWCETDEMERLLEEEGLDGAVFDATAREQWFHEHGIAEYEHLIPAGSHAQTSFGLLYLWANERFEYGVFLDDDTRPHEETDFFGTHLANLAYEGELPAVESDEQWVNVLYQSDHDLYPRGYPYSAMDEDWTETSVGVESVVASQGLWTNVPDLDAVRILMDGDLQGQAQTRTTAEDFGPDFVARPGNYLTVCSMNLAFRRAVVPAFYQFPMDDNPWDVGRFDDIWSGLLLKRACDVLGKQIYNGNPLCAHNKAPRSTFDDLANEVAGLELNEHVWEIVDDAGADADSYREVARAVADALVAADASEYQNGEFLAYCGEHLRDWLDCLGEIGQAPAQKHPVAADGGPGGS, from the coding sequence ATGCCACCCCAAGATGTCTGCGTCGTGATGCCGACGATACGCGAGTACGAGGCCATCGCGGCCTACGCCGAGAACGCCCGCAAACACGGGTTCGACACCGATCGGTTGTTCGTCGTACTGGTCACCGAGGATTGGTGTGAGACCGACGAGATGGAGCGACTGCTCGAGGAGGAAGGCCTCGATGGGGCCGTCTTCGACGCGACTGCTCGCGAGCAGTGGTTTCACGAGCACGGCATCGCCGAGTACGAGCACCTGATCCCGGCCGGCAGCCACGCCCAGACGTCGTTCGGCCTGCTGTACCTGTGGGCCAACGAGCGCTTCGAGTACGGCGTCTTCCTGGACGACGACACCCGCCCACACGAAGAGACGGATTTCTTCGGGACACACCTGGCCAATCTCGCCTACGAGGGCGAGCTACCCGCCGTCGAGTCCGACGAGCAGTGGGTCAACGTCCTCTATCAGAGCGACCACGATCTCTATCCGCGCGGGTATCCTTACAGCGCGATGGACGAAGACTGGACGGAGACGAGCGTTGGCGTCGAATCGGTCGTCGCCTCCCAGGGCCTGTGGACGAACGTGCCCGACCTCGATGCCGTCCGGATCCTGATGGACGGTGACCTCCAGGGCCAGGCCCAGACCCGCACGACGGCCGAGGACTTCGGGCCGGACTTCGTGGCCAGACCGGGCAACTATCTGACCGTCTGCTCGATGAACCTCGCGTTTCGCCGGGCGGTCGTGCCCGCATTCTACCAGTTCCCGATGGACGACAACCCATGGGACGTGGGCCGATTCGACGACATCTGGTCGGGACTCCTCCTCAAACGGGCCTGTGACGTCCTGGGCAAGCAGATTTACAACGGCAACCCGCTGTGTGCACACAACAAGGCCCCGCGGTCGACGTTCGACGACCTCGCGAACGAAGTGGCCGGGTTAGAACTCAACGAACACGTCTGGGAGATCGTCGACGACGCCGGGGCAGACGCTGACTCCTACCGCGAGGTGGCCCGAGCGGTCGCCGACGCGCTCGTCGCAGCCGACGCAAGCGAGTACCAGAACGGCGAGTTCCTGGCATACTGTGGCGAGCACCTGCGTGACTGGCTCGATTGTCTCGGCGAGATCGGGCAGGCACCGGCCCAGAAACATCCCGTGGCCGCCGACGGTGGCCCAGGAGGATCATGA
- a CDS encoding DUF502 domain-containing protein, with protein sequence MVRLQTIRRSFVAGIFFVAPLIVTIVALRLLIGWVSGFVNPIVQATALSRYTADIALVAQGITLVALLGLVALLGYLAQRSFGQWLFEWFDRAFGIVPLVSVIYTSVRQMTNALRNRENHYESVVLVEYPRDGVYAVGFVTGESPDSVQTVTGEAFNVFVPTSPNVTGGRLLIVPEADAYDIDISVRRALRLLMTTGMAEEQSDIEQLAAETDVTLPDVDGLGGEDSDDT encoded by the coding sequence ATGGTTCGCCTGCAGACGATCCGTCGGAGTTTCGTCGCCGGAATATTCTTCGTCGCACCACTCATCGTCACGATCGTCGCCCTCCGACTGTTGATCGGGTGGGTCTCCGGGTTCGTCAATCCGATCGTTCAGGCGACGGCGCTGTCACGGTACACCGCCGATATCGCACTGGTCGCCCAGGGCATCACCCTGGTCGCGTTGCTCGGATTGGTAGCCCTGCTTGGCTATCTCGCCCAGCGATCGTTCGGCCAGTGGCTCTTCGAGTGGTTCGATCGGGCCTTCGGCATCGTCCCGCTGGTCAGCGTCATCTACACCAGCGTTCGCCAGATGACCAACGCACTCCGCAATCGGGAGAACCACTACGAGAGTGTCGTCCTCGTCGAGTACCCACGCGACGGGGTCTATGCAGTCGGATTCGTCACCGGCGAGAGCCCCGACTCCGTCCAGACGGTCACCGGGGAAGCGTTCAACGTGTTCGTCCCGACCAGCCCGAACGTGACCGGCGGGCGACTCCTGATAGTGCCCGAAGCCGACGCCTACGACATCGACATCAGTGTCCGCCGGGCGTTGCGGCTGTTGATGACCACGGGCATGGCCGAAGAACAGTCCGATATCGAACAGCTCGCGGCCGAGACTGACGTCACCCTCCCGGATGTGGACGGCCTCGGGGGAGAGGACAGTGACGACACCTAG